From the genome of Halococcus salifodinae DSM 8989, one region includes:
- the tbsP gene encoding transcriptional regulator TbsP, producing the protein MATNTTSVRSSRSEVFRAVLPEEVSEILGVGFDEDSVEELIEILRALDDPPRVRLLAAESVLKWLRSDFVLASTAADLIAAETLSVRTTDEPFENMLVVTDEEVVSVVPAGETVAGLVSDDSEFVDATRNRWASAWETGEEFGLRTPAHSQVADSLTAEFGADVESDFEEMVGALATTRSAESSLDEVDVSVLVAAKHEEMLYDVSKWGERVGVASKATFSRAKNHLEERGLIETEKVPIDVGRPRQRLLLGDERLREADAEELVSVATSLLSTTGS; encoded by the coding sequence ATGGCAACTAACACAACGAGCGTTCGGTCATCCCGGAGTGAGGTGTTCCGCGCTGTCCTGCCAGAGGAGGTCAGCGAGATTCTCGGTGTTGGTTTCGACGAGGATAGCGTCGAAGAACTGATCGAGATTCTGCGAGCGTTGGATGATCCCCCGAGAGTGCGGCTGCTGGCCGCGGAGTCCGTCTTGAAGTGGCTCCGGAGTGATTTCGTTCTTGCGAGCACGGCCGCGGACTTGATCGCAGCGGAGACACTCTCAGTGCGAACCACCGACGAACCGTTCGAGAACATGCTGGTCGTCACCGACGAGGAAGTGGTCTCTGTCGTTCCGGCAGGTGAGACGGTTGCAGGGCTTGTGAGTGACGATAGCGAGTTCGTTGACGCCACCCGCAATCGCTGGGCAAGTGCGTGGGAGACAGGTGAGGAGTTCGGGTTGCGGACGCCGGCACACTCACAGGTCGCAGACTCGCTCACAGCGGAGTTCGGTGCGGATGTCGAATCAGATTTCGAGGAGATGGTGGGGGCGCTTGCGACGACGCGGAGTGCCGAGAGCAGTCTCGATGAGGTAGATGTGAGTGTGCTTGTGGCGGCGAAACACGAGGAGATGCTCTACGATGTCTCGAAGTGGGGCGAGAGAGTGGGTGTGGCGAGCAAGGCGACGTTCTCGCGGGCGAAAAACCACCTCGAAGAGCGGGGCCTGATCGAAACGGAGAAAGTGCCGATTGACGTGGGCCGCCCGCGACAACGCTTGCTGCTCGGCGACGAGCGGCTGCGTGAAGCCGACGCCGAGGAACTCGTGAGTGTGGCTACCAGCCTGCTCTCGACGACTGGGTCGTAG
- a CDS encoding CARDB domain-containing protein, with translation MTGPSEVGQGEEFTATATITNTGDEEGTQTIYPFLSEASAVSQYDLGELGTQEMLANFRPQATPQEVTIDGGESTTVSFTYEIAADKEPGNYSYVASSLQEIASHPLTITAANGSGQVSASSAPTLDNRADGLEHQRSVRGVAVIAG, from the coding sequence CTGACCGGTCCCTCGGAAGTCGGCCAGGGCGAGGAGTTCACGGCGACCGCCACCATCACCAACACTGGTGACGAAGAAGGGACACAGACGATCTACCCCTTCCTCAGCGAGGCGTCGGCAGTCAGCCAGTACGACCTCGGCGAACTCGGCACGCAGGAGATGCTCGCAAACTTCCGGCCACAGGCAACGCCACAGGAGGTGACGATCGACGGCGGCGAGAGCACCACCGTGTCGTTCACCTACGAGATCGCGGCGGACAAGGAGCCGGGCAACTATTCGTACGTTGCCTCCAGTCTCCAAGAGATCGCGTCCCACCCACTGACCATCACCGCTGCGAACGGGAGCGGGCAGGTCAGTGCGTCGTCGGCACCCACGCTAGACAATCGTGCTGACGGTCTCGAACACCAACGATCCGTTCGAGGGGTGGCGGTGATCGCAGGCTAA
- a CDS encoding beta-sandwich domain-containing protein, translating into MSRKYTTLLAIIVAGVVTLSMAAPFAGALGVGQHSAQHSIASDTTQLSSVGGQARTAQSADSTQSKTAPIDPALQDANGTVRTLLVLDQASVDRSASREETITTLKDHARSTQASVMAGTRDLGGVDVTNRFWIANLVAVTVDTDRTSVRSLAEIKGVNAVVKSREISVPKPPENVQPADDRSETSPSDVNTTYGLDQINATQTWNEFDTRGEGTKVAVLDTGVDIDHPDIDLYTENESNATYPGGWAEFDENGNQVPGSEPRDSAEHGTHVSGTVSGGDASGTAIGVAPNVQLMHGMVIPGGSGSTTQVIGGVQWAVSEGADVASLSLGAGCGLFGPVYSQAWIPVVENTKASGTSFVAAAGNSGEGCVGSPGNDFKTFSIGASNADGDIADFSSGQVIDKSEWDDPPAEWPDTFIKPNVSAPGVNVLSSVPGGGYDDTFSGTTFIKPNVSAPGVNVLSSVPGGGYDDTFSGTSMATPHVAGATALIHSANPDASVSEIQQALNSTAWKPDDAPAPDDEKDTRYGMGIIDVYNATQQLAVSAPESELGDVNENGDVNVQDVRLTQQYLYGEEPESFNANLADMNRDGEVTTDDLRLLQRKVQGTLDEGAIQVSNLTAPDEVAENETITVTATLTNPGDEGAIQAVSLHVSENESDLGDGTPVTNKTIDMAPAGVDDPVDRPHETTVTFEVDADEIGAGDYHVGVFSEDDSASDEITVLGSNFAVSDLSAPSEVEQGNAFDVNATVTNTGNQEDTQTVEYRFRGSSERTTNVTLGAGESTTVGFEDIETEGVNAGTYQHGVHTEDDSATANIMVLEGFFDVNITDAPDEASLGETINVSASVENTGNATDEQTVTYDLMQGETAVAVVDSDEGYGEQVASTLRKELPDQYNVTMVEDQNAMEAVGEYDTFVMQDLDPAELDVQSFVEATNGQQTGVVWLDGWGSGSDAIPELSAATGNPSGATDGDGGSTPVYYNVTQDHPIFEGMADPGETVPIHTADYADRSWFSGYSGEVIADVGAESSTIGGSGLGADSANSTVLASSLGRESFVQNPDFTEAANQTLANTVTYVTGPGGTGAGEVASQDDTSANVTLDPGESETIEFTYTIGDDLDISADWFHTVTSEDDVDTAPVTIDVDRGAVEGTVVNNATGDPIEDAPANISVAVDDGNYTAVTDEDGTYRIEDVPAGTHNVTVSPDGYTNETTAVEVPANGTVTQDFSLAPMDGSISGTVTASDTGEPVANVTVAAEDNEGNVHEATTADNGTYTLDVPPGNYVVNVADTPGEYRPQEVVTVAPGEEVTGVDFQITPRNGSITGYVENAAGVPIEGAHVVDADQGAFNVTTDEDGSYEINDLDRGTYALRANADGYNATDISFVEVPANGTATQNFTVGSFLAVSDLSAPDTAAQGETINVSATITNTGAEQTTRTVFYFPPGTDFGGEMFTASSHLSERVTLDGGESTTVTFTYDVSTSREPGEYRHGASADEVASTTITIEESETPGEANYSVSDLSAPTTAEPGAEIGVNATITNTGNTTGTQTVEYLFNGSTANTSNVTLGPGESTTVAFSPTVPATEGTYEHGIETADDSAIANISVEGGEPEPAYFAVSNLTGPSEVGQGEEFTATATITNTXRGLEPDRSLGSRPGRGVHGDRHHHQHW; encoded by the coding sequence ATGTCACGCAAATACACTACACTTCTCGCAATCATCGTTGCGGGGGTGGTCACACTTTCCATGGCAGCACCGTTCGCTGGTGCACTGGGAGTGGGCCAACACTCTGCACAACACAGCATCGCTTCGGATACCACACAGCTGAGTTCCGTTGGTGGACAGGCACGAACCGCCCAATCCGCTGACTCGACTCAATCCAAAACGGCTCCGATCGATCCGGCGCTCCAGGACGCCAACGGGACGGTCCGGACACTACTCGTTCTCGACCAAGCATCCGTTGATCGGAGTGCCAGCCGAGAGGAAACCATCACCACGCTGAAAGACCACGCCAGGTCTACACAGGCGTCAGTAATGGCTGGCACCCGCGATCTCGGTGGTGTCGACGTCACGAACAGGTTCTGGATCGCCAACCTCGTCGCGGTCACCGTCGACACGGATCGGACCAGCGTTCGGTCGCTGGCCGAGATCAAGGGTGTCAACGCGGTCGTCAAGAGCCGCGAGATCTCGGTTCCGAAGCCACCCGAGAACGTCCAACCAGCGGATGACCGCTCGGAAACCAGCCCGAGCGACGTCAACACCACTTACGGGTTAGACCAGATCAACGCCACACAGACCTGGAACGAGTTCGACACCCGCGGCGAGGGAACCAAGGTCGCGGTGCTCGACACCGGCGTCGACATCGACCACCCGGACATCGACCTCTACACCGAAAACGAATCGAACGCGACCTACCCCGGTGGATGGGCCGAGTTCGACGAGAACGGTAACCAGGTCCCCGGCTCCGAACCGCGTGACAGCGCCGAACACGGCACGCACGTCAGCGGCACCGTTTCGGGCGGCGACGCGAGCGGCACGGCAATCGGCGTCGCACCTAACGTCCAGCTGATGCATGGGATGGTCATTCCGGGCGGCAGCGGCTCGACTACCCAAGTCATCGGCGGGGTTCAGTGGGCTGTCAGCGAGGGAGCCGACGTGGCGAGCCTGAGCCTCGGTGCAGGCTGTGGTCTGTTCGGCCCGGTCTACTCCCAGGCGTGGATTCCGGTCGTCGAGAACACCAAAGCTTCGGGGACGAGCTTCGTCGCCGCGGCCGGCAACAGCGGCGAGGGCTGTGTCGGCTCGCCCGGCAACGACTTCAAGACGTTCTCCATCGGCGCTTCGAACGCTGATGGCGACATCGCTGACTTCTCCAGCGGCCAAGTCATCGACAAAAGTGAGTGGGACGACCCACCTGCCGAATGGCCGGACACGTTCATCAAGCCGAACGTCTCCGCACCTGGCGTGAACGTACTGAGCTCGGTTCCCGGCGGTGGGTACGACGACACCTTCTCGGGCACNACGTTCATCAAGCCGAACGTCTCCGCACCTGGCGTGAACGTACTGAGCTCGGTTCCCGGCGGTGGGTACGACGACACCTTCTCGGGCACTTCGATGGCCACCCCGCACGTCGCGGGCGCGACTGCGTTGATCCATTCGGCGAACCCCGACGCCTCGGTCTCCGAGATCCAGCAGGCACTCAACAGTACGGCGTGGAAACCCGACGATGCCCCGGCACCGGACGACGAGAAGGACACCCGGTACGGGATGGGTATCATCGACGTCTACAACGCAACCCAGCAGCTCGCCGTCTCCGCCCCCGAGTCCGAACTCGGTGACGTCAACGAGAACGGCGACGTCAACGTCCAGGACGTTCGGCTGACCCAGCAGTACCTCTACGGTGAGGAACCCGAGAGCTTCAACGCGAACCTCGCGGACATGAACCGCGACGGCGAGGTCACGACCGACGACCTCCGCCTGCTCCAGCGCAAAGTCCAGGGGACGCTCGACGAGGGCGCGATCCAGGTCTCGAATCTGACCGCACCCGACGAAGTCGCCGAGAACGAGACGATCACCGTTACTGCCACTCTCACGAATCCCGGTGACGAGGGAGCGATCCAAGCAGTCTCGCTCCACGTTTCCGAAAACGAGAGCGATCTCGGCGATGGAACGCCGGTCACAAACAAGACGATCGACATGGCACCCGCGGGCGTCGACGATCCCGTCGACCGACCACACGAGACCACGGTGACGTTCGAGGTCGACGCGGACGAAATCGGCGCGGGTGACTACCACGTCGGGGTATTCAGTGAGGACGACTCCGCGAGCGACGAGATCACGGTTCTCGGGTCGAACTTCGCCGTCTCGGACCTGAGCGCGCCGAGTGAAGTCGAGCAGGGCAATGCGTTCGACGTGAACGCGACCGTCACGAACACGGGCAATCAGGAGGACACCCAGACCGTCGAATATCGCTTCCGCGGGAGCAGCGAGCGGACCACGAACGTCACACTCGGTGCGGGCGAGAGCACCACCGTCGGGTTCGAAGACATCGAGACCGAGGGCGTGAACGCCGGAACCTATCAACACGGTGTTCACACGGAAGACGACTCGGCGACCGCGAACATCATGGTGCTTGAAGGGTTCTTCGACGTCAACATCACCGACGCACCCGACGAGGCCAGCCTCGGCGAGACAATCAACGTCTCCGCATCGGTTGAGAACACTGGCAACGCGACCGACGAACAAACAGTAACGTATGACCTGATGCAGGGCGAAACCGCTGTCGCTGTCGTCGACTCTGATGAAGGATACGGCGAGCAGGTCGCTTCGACACTCCGGAAGGAACTCCCCGATCAGTACAACGTCACGATGGTCGAGGATCAGAACGCGATGGAAGCGGTCGGTGAGTACGACACGTTCGTAATGCAGGACCTTGACCCAGCCGAACTCGATGTGCAGTCATTCGTTGAGGCGACCAACGGTCAGCAGACCGGTGTCGTCTGGCTCGACGGCTGGGGGTCGGGCAGCGACGCTATCCCGGAACTATCCGCTGCAACCGGCAATCCGAGTGGCGCTACCGATGGCGACGGCGGCAGCACGCCTGTCTACTATAATGTCACCCAAGACCATCCGATCTTCGAAGGGATGGCCGATCCTGGCGAAACCGTTCCGATCCACACTGCGGACTATGCTGATCGTAGTTGGTTTAGCGGCTACAGCGGCGAAGTGATCGCGGATGTCGGAGCAGAGAGCAGTACCATTGGTGGCTCGGGTCTGGGTGCCGATTCCGCCAACTCGACGGTGCTCGCGTCATCGCTCGGTCGGGAATCATTCGTCCAAAACCCAGACTTCACCGAGGCTGCGAACCAAACCTTGGCGAATACGGTCACGTACGTGACCGGTCCCGGCGGGACTGGTGCCGGTGAGGTGGCATCACAGGATGATACGTCCGCGAACGTCACGCTCGACCCTGGTGAGAGCGAGACCATCGAATTCACCTACACGATCGGCGACGACCTCGATATATCGGCGGACTGGTTCCATACCGTTACTTCCGAAGATGATGTAGATACTGCGCCGGTCACGATCGATGTCGATCGGGGTGCCGTCGAAGGCACAGTCGTGAACAACGCGACCGGCGACCCGATCGAGGACGCGCCGGCCAACATCTCCGTCGCGGTCGACGACGGCAACTATACCGCCGTGACCGACGAGGACGGCACCTACCGGATCGAGGACGTGCCCGCGGGCACGCACAACGTCACGGTGTCGCCCGACGGCTACACTAACGAAACTACGGCGGTCGAGGTACCGGCGAACGGAACGGTCACCCAGGACTTCTCGCTTGCCCCGATGGACGGGTCGATCAGCGGAACGGTCACCGCGAGCGACACGGGTGAGCCGGTCGCGAACGTCACCGTCGCTGCCGAGGACAACGAGGGCAACGTCCACGAGGCGACGACCGCGGACAATGGCACGTACACCCTCGACGTGCCGCCGGGCAACTACGTCGTGAACGTCGCCGACACGCCGGGCGAGTACCGACCGCAGGAGGTCGTTACGGTCGCACCCGGTGAGGAAGTTACGGGCGTCGACTTCCAAATCACGCCGCGTAACGGTTCCATCACGGGCTACGTGGAGAACGCCGCGGGCGTGCCCATCGAGGGTGCACACGTGGTCGACGCCGACCAAGGCGCGTTCAACGTGACCACTGACGAGGACGGCTCCTACGAGATCAATGATCTCGACCGCGGCACGTATGCGCTGCGGGCGAACGCCGACGGCTACAACGCTACCGACATCAGCTTCGTCGAAGTGCCGGCGAACGGCACCGCCACCCAGAATTTCACGGTCGGGTCGTTCTTGGCGGTCTCGGACCTGAGCGCGCCCGACACCGCGGCGCAGGGTGAGACGATCAACGTCAGCGCGACGATCACCAACACCGGGGCGGAGCAAACCACCCGGACGGTGTTCTACTTCCCGCCGGGCACTGATTTCGGTGGGGAGATGTTCACTGCCAGCTCCCATCTCTCCGAACGAGTGACGCTCGATGGCGGTGAGAGCACTACCGTGACGTTCACCTACGACGTCTCGACGAGCCGCGAACCGGGCGAGTACCGCCACGGTGCCTCCGCCGACGAGGTGGCGTCGACGACGATCACGATTGAGGAGTCCGAGACTCCCGGTGAGGCGAACTACTCGGTCTCGGACCTCTCCGCCCCCACCACGGCTGAACCCGGTGCGGAGATCGGCGTGAATGCGACGATCACCAACACGGGCAACACCACCGGCACGCAGACGGTCGAGTACCTGTTCAACGGATCGACGGCGAACACGAGCAACGTGACGCTGGGTCCGGGCGAGAGCACGACAGTCGCGTTCTCGCCGACGGTGCCGGCCACGGAGGGCACCTATGAGCACGGGATCGAGACGGCCGACGATAGTGCGATCGCAAACATCTCGGTCGAAGGTGGCGAGCCGGAGCCGGCGTACTTCGCGGTCTCGAACCTGACCGGTCCCTCGGAAGTCGGCCAGGGCGAGGAGTTCACGGCGACCGCCACCATCACCAACACTNTTCGCGGTCTCGAACCTGACCGGTCCCTCGGAAGTCGGCCAGGGCGAGGAGTTCACGGCGACCGCCACCATCACCAACACTGGTGA